Below is a window of Oncorhynchus keta strain PuntledgeMale-10-30-2019 unplaced genomic scaffold, Oket_V2 Un_contig_5926_pilon_pilon, whole genome shotgun sequence DNA.
ACAGTCATAGTGATGGGGATTCTCCACAGTCTACTGGTTTGTCTGGGCAGTAGGTCCAGTAGATCCAGCTATGtaacactgtctagtagatccagtagatccagctatataacactgtctagtagatccagctatataacactgtctagtagatccagctatataacactgtctagtagatccagctatgtaacactgtctagtagatccagctatgtaacactgtctagtagatccagctatataacactgtctagtagatccagctATGTAACACGGTctagtagatccagctatataacactgtgtagtagatccagctatatcacactgtctagtagatccagctatataacactgtctagtagatccagctatatcacactgtctagtagatccagctatatcacactgtctagtagatccagctatataacactgtctagtagatccagctatataacactgtctagtagatccagctatataacactgtctagtagatccagctatatcacactgtctagtagatccagctatataacactgtctagtagatccagctatatcacactgtctagtagatccagctatatcacactgtctagtagatccagctatataacactgtctagtaggTCCAGCTATATAACACCGTCTAGTAGGTccagctatataacactgtctagtagatccagctatataacactgtctagtagatccagctatataacactgtctagtagatccagctatataacactgtctagtagatccagctatataacactgtctagtagatccagctatataacactgtctagtagatccagctatataacactgtctagtagatccagctatataacactgtctagtagatccagctatataacactgtctagtagatccagctatataacactgtctagtagatccagctatataacactgtctagtagatccagctatataacactgtctagtagatccagctatataacactgtctagtagatccagaggtccagctatataacactgtctagtagatccagtagatccagctatataacactgtctagtagatccagctatataacactgtctagtagatccagtagatccagctatataacactgtctagtagatccagctatataacactgtctagtagatccagtagatccagctatataacactgtctagtagatccagctatgtaacactgtctagtagatccagtagatccagctatgtaacactgtctagtagatccagtaggtccagctatataacactgtctagtagatccagtagatccagctatataacactgtctagtagatccagtaGGTCCAGCTATGtaacactgtctagtagatccagtaggtccagctatataacactgtctagtagatccagtagatccagctatataacactgtctagtagatccagctatgtaacactgtctagtagatccagtagatccagctatataacactgtctagtagatccagctatataacactgtctagtagatccagctatatataacactgtctagtagatccagctatataacactgtctagtagatcGAGTAGATCCAGCTGTATAACGCTTTCTCTCgctgttttctctctgtgtgtctctgtctgtctgtcgtctgtctgtctgtctgtctgtctggtctggtctggtctaggtATGATGACCTGATGAGGAATCTGCCCCTGCCTGAGTATTGTGACCCTGAAGGGAACCTCAACCTGGCCTCTCATCTACCCAGCTTCTTCGTACGCCCAGACCTCGGACCACGCCTCTGCTGTGCTTATGGTACGAGCGTTCATTTAACATCGaccaggtcactgtcaatgaacgggcctcaggtcactgtcaatgaacaggcctcaggtcactgtcaatgaacgggcctcaggtcactgtcaatgaacgggcctcaggtcactgtcaatgaacaggcctcaggtcactgtcaatgaacaggcctcaggtcactgtcaatgaacaggcctcaggtcactgtcaatgaacgggcctcaggtcactgtcaatgaacgggcctcaggtcactgtcaatgaacgggcctcaggtcactgtcaatgaacgggcctcaggtcactgtcaatgaacaggcctcaggtcactgtcaatgaacaggcctcaggtcactgtcaatgaacaggcctcaggtcactgtcaatgaacaggcctcaggtcactgtcaatgaacgggcctcaggtcactgtcaatgaacgggcctcaggtcactgtcaatgaacaggcctcaggtcactgtcaatgaacgggcctcaggtcactgtcaatgaacgggcctcaggtcactgtcaatgaacgggcctcaggtcactgtcaatgaacaggcctcaggtcactgtcaatgaacgggcctcaggtcactgtcaatgaacaggcctcaggtcactgtcaatgaacaggcctcaggtcactgtcaatgaacaggcctcaggtcactgtcaatgaacaggcctcaggtcactgtcaatgaacgggcctcaggtcactgtcaatgaacgggcctcaggtcactgtcaatgaacgggcctcaggtcactgtcaatgaacaggcctcaggtcactgtcaatgaaccggcctcaggtcactgtcaatgaacaggcctcaggtcactgtcaatgaacaggcctcaggtcactgtcaatgaacgggcctcaggtcactgtcaatgaacgggcctcaggtcactgtcaatgaacaggcctcaggtcactgtcaatgaacaggcctcaggtcactgtcaatgaacgggcctcaggtcactgtcaatgaacaggcctcaggtcactgtcaatgaacaggcctcaggtcactgtcaatgaaccggcctcaggtcactgtcaatgaaccgGCCTCAGGTCACTATGAAccggcctcaggtcactgtcaatgaacgggcctcaggtcactgtcaatgaacgggtctcaggtcactgtcaatgaacgggcctcaggtcactgtcaatgaacgggtctcaggtcactgtcaatgaacaggcctcaggtcactgtcaatgaacaggcctcaggtcactgtcaatgaacaggcctcaggtcactgtcaatgaacgggcctcaggtcactgtcaatgaacaggtctcaggtcactgtcaatgaacaggtctcaggtcactgtcaatgaacaggtctcaggtcactgtcaatgaacaggtctcaggtcactgtcaatgaacgggcctcaggtcactgtcaatgaacaggtctcaggtcactgtcaatgaacaggtctcaggtcactgtcaatgaacaggtctcaggtcactgtcaatgaacaggtctcaggtcactgtcaatgaacaggcctcaggtcactgtcaatgaacaggcctcaggtcactgtcaatgaacaggcctcaggtcactgtcaatgaacaggcctcaggtcactgtcaatgaacgggcctcaggtcactgtcaatgaacaggcctcaggcttCAGGTCATTGTAAATGAACGGGCCTCAGGCTTCAGGTCATTGtaaatgaacaggcctcaggtcactgtcaatgaacgggcctcaggtcactgtcaatgaacgggcctcaggtcactgtcaatgaacaggcctcaggcttCAGGTCATTGTAAATGCACGGGCCTCAGGcttcaggtcactgtcaatgaacgggcctcaggtcactgtcagtgaaccggcctcaggtcactgtcaatgaacgggcctcaggtcactgtcaatgaacgggcctcaggtcactgtcagtgaaccggcctcaggtcactgtcaatgaacaggcctcaggtcactatCAGTGaacaggtcactgtcaatgaacaggcctcaggtcactgtcaatgaacgggcctcaggcctcaggtcactgtcaatgaacgggcctcaggtcactgtcagtgaaccggcctcaggtcactgtcaatgaacgggcctcaggtcactgtcaatgaacaggcctcaggtcactgtcaatgaacaggcatcaggtcactgtcaatgaacaggcctcaggtcactgtcaatgaacatgcctcaggtcactgtcaatgaacagtcctcaggtcactgtcaatgaacaggcctcaggtcactgtcaatgaacgggcctcaggtcactgtcaatgaacaggcctcaggcttCAGGTCATTGtaaatgaacaggcctcaggtcactgtcaatgaacgggcctcaggtcaggcctctgtcaatgaacaggcctcaggtcactgtcaatgaacagtcctcaggtcactgtcaatgaacaggcctcaggtcactgtcaatgaacgggcctcaggtcactgtcaatgaacaggcctcaggcttCAGGTCATTGtaaatgaacaggcctcaggtcactgtcaatgaacgggcctcaggtcactgtcaatgaacgggcctcaggtcactgtcaatgaacgggcctcaggtcactgtcaatgaacgggcctcaggcctcaggtcactgtcaatgaacgggcctcaggtcactgtcaatgaacgggcctcaggtcactgtcaatgaacgggcctcaggtcactgtcaatgaacaggcctcaggtcactgtcaatgaacaggcctcaggtcactgtcaatgaacaggcctcaggtcactgtcaatgaacaggcctcaggtcactgtcaatgaacaggcctcaggtcactgtcaatgaacaggcctcaggtcactgtcaatgaacgggcctcaggcCTCAGGTCATTGTAAaggaacaggcctcaggtcactgtcaatgaacaggcctcaggtcactgtcaatgaacgggcctcaggtcactgtcaatgaacaggcctcaggtcactgtcaatgaacaggcctcaggtcactgtcaatgaacaggcctcaggtcactatcagtgaacaggtctcaggtcactgtcaattaacaggcctcaggtcactatcagtgaacaggtctcaggtcactgtcaatgaacaggcctcaggcctcaggtcactgtcaatgaacaggtctcaggtcactgtcaatgaacaggtctcaggtcactgtcaatgaacgggcctcaggcctcaggtcactgtcaatgaacaggtctcaggtcactgtcaatgaacaggcctcaggtcactgtcaatgaacaggcctcaggcctcaggtcactgtcagtgAACTggtctcaggtcactgtcaatgaacaggcctcaggcctcaggtcagtgaacaggtctcaggtcactgtcaatgaacaggcctcaggtcactgtcaatgaacaggcctcaggcctcaggtcactgtcaatgaacaggtctcaggtcactgtcaatgaacaggtctcaggtcactgTTAatgaacaggtctcaggtcactgtcaatgaacgggcctcaggcctcaggtcactgtcaatgaacaggtctcaggtcactgtcaatgaacaggcctcaggcctcaggtcactgtcaatgaacaggcctcaggtcactgtcaatgaacaggtctcaggtctcaggtcactgtcaatgaacaggtctcaggtcactgAACgggtcaatgaacaggcctcaggtctcaggtcactgtcaatgaacgggcctcaggtcactgtcaatgaacaggcctcaggtcactgtcaatgaacgggcctcaggtcactgtcaatgaacaggtctcaggtcactgtcaatgaacaggcctcaggtcactgtcaatgaacaggcctcaggtcactgtcaatgaacagacctcaggtcactgtcaatgaacaggcctcaggcctcaggtctcaggcctcaggcctcaggtcactgtcaatgctACACCATCAATATGTGTTTCATTGAAACCTAACAAAGCAGAAATGGAACATGAATGCTGGAATTAAAATGAAACAAAGACATAGTTTATTCTGAGTTCACTGATAGAGGTCAGATTATCTCCGGAAGCCTTgaatacacatcaacaacctgctgaagcttcctcctctctccctgtaggagTGGCAGCGTCTCAGGAGCAGGACTTTGGGACAGCTAACCTTCACAGGGAGGTCTCTGACATCGTCTCTGTCCTGGTGTACGTAGGAGTGGCCAAGGGGAACAGGGAGTCCTGTCCAAGACGGGTAAGAAACGAACCAACTCTGGGCTGTGCTCTATATAGTCAATAGATAaccaacactgggctgtgctctatgtagtcaatagataaccaacactgggctgtgctctatgtagtcaatagataaccaacactgggctgtgctctatgtagtcaatagataaccaacactgggctgtgctctatgtagtcaatagataaccaacactgggctgtgctctatgtagtcaatagataaccaacactgggctgtgctctatgtagtcaatagataaccaacactgggctgtgctctatgtagtcaatgtagtcaatagataaccaacactgggctgtgctctCATGTAGTCTATAGATGAAaccaacactgggctgtgctctatgtagtctatagataaccaacactgggctgtgctctatgtagtcaatagataaccaacactgggctgtgctctatgtagtctatagataaccaacactgggctgtgctctatgtagtcaatagataaccaacactgggctgtgctctatgtagtcaatagataaccaacactgggctgtgctctatgtagtcaatagataaccaacactgggctgtgctctatgtagtcaatagataaccaacactgggctgtgctctatgtagtcaatagataaccaacactgggctgtgctctatgtagtcaatagataaccaacactgggctgtgctctatatagtcaatagataaccaacactgggctgtgctctatgtagtcaatagataaccaacactgggctgtgctctatatagtcaatagataaccaacactgggctgtgctctatgtagtcaatagataaccaacactgggctgtgctctatatagtcaatagataaccaacactgggctgtgctctatatagtcaatagataaccaatagataaccaacactgggctgtgctctatgtagtcaatagataaccaacactgggctgtgctctatatagtcaatagataaccaacactgggctgtgctctatgtagtcaatagataaccaacactgggctgtgctctatgtagtcaatagataaccagcactgggctgtgctctatatagtcaatagataaccaacactgggctgtgctctatgtagtcaatagataaccaacactgggctgtgctctatgtagtcaatagataaccaacactgggctgtgctctatatagtcaatagataaccaacactgggctgtgctctatgtagtcaatagataaccaacactgggctgtgctctatgtagtcaatagataaccaacactgggctgtgctctatatagtcaatagataaccaatagataaccaacactgggctgtgctctatatagtcaatagataaccaacactgggctgtgctctatgtagtcaatagataaccagggactctctgtctctggtcctgtcctgggggatgtagtctctctctctggtcctgtcctgtcctgggactctctctctctggtcctgtccTGTACCAGGggactctctctctggtcctgtcctgggactctctctctctggtcctgtcctgtacctgggactctctctctctctggtcctgtcctgtcctgggactctctctttctggtcctgtcctgggactctctctctctggtcctgtcctgtcctgggactctctctctggtcctgtcctgtcctgggactctctctctctggtcctgtccTGTACCAGggactctctctctggtcctgtcctgggactctctctctctggttctgtcctgtcctgggactctctctctctggtcctgtcctgtcctgggactctctctctctggtcctgtcctgtcctgggactctctctctggtcctgtaCCAGGGTCCTGGTCCTgtcctgggactctctctctctggtcctgtcctgggattctctctctctggtcctgtcctgggactctctctctctggtcctgtcctgtcctgggactctctctctggtcctgtcctgtcctgggactctctctctggtcctgtcctgtacctgggactctctctctctggtcctgtcctgtcctggga
It encodes the following:
- the LOC127925614 gene encoding probable JmjC domain-containing histone demethylation protein 2C, encoding MALMPSRYDDLMRNLPLPEYCDPEGNLNLASHLPSFFVRPDLGPRLCCAYGVAASQEQDFGTANLHREVSDIVSVLVYVGVAKGNRESCPRREC